Proteins encoded together in one Aminipila butyrica window:
- a CDS encoding VirB4 family type IV secretion system protein yields the protein MMKKKQKKEDKNSTKINMQKFHTESFENNSFQSSLKSYIDYIMPSGIDTLQPSYINIDGAYIAVLLCVDFPYETTKKGFLDELINYGEGVKVSLYHKPEDKLKMIKEITSALGFTKHKMQTGGDNQVDSGTQENAAESSVYMKSKLSKGDEFFYINLFVRIIAETPEGLEEKVRKVESKLTNIFYQRADFRQLEAFRSSLPLNLMDERMKKQTNKNILASGLCSFYPFTSSSLSDPNGMYIGDNEYDKNAIILDIFDTEKYPNANMIICGKSGIGKTFLTQMIAGRFRMQKIPTMLICPLKGHEYKPLCDNVGGNFIKYAPGEKNRINVMEIRPTKQVGVEKASYLGDKLQRLKLLLSLLIPDITTRELRLLDAPLKRTYEKKGITMENASLYEEIGSGNLINLRPRLKEMPILEELQAEVYEVPELKRIAEEIEPLITGSLSFFNGQTNVDLENLYTVSDISEVPKELIAFTMYAVLDVYWERIKMDRTQKKAIILDELWKLIGSAGNAQVAESVLELFKIIRGYGGAAIGTTQDIQDFMMLEEGKYGKGIINASSIKIILGLEELDAATITDVLKLTEAERTKVEKFKRGQGLLYAAQNHLVANFRAAKTEERLINTDREKLLKYAEEGRS from the coding sequence ATGATGAAAAAAAAGCAAAAAAAAGAAGACAAAAACAGTACAAAAATAAATATGCAAAAATTTCATACAGAGTCTTTTGAAAATAACTCCTTTCAGAGTAGCTTGAAAAGCTATATAGATTATATCATGCCATCCGGCATTGATACTTTACAGCCAAGTTATATAAATATTGATGGAGCATACATAGCGGTGCTTCTCTGTGTAGATTTTCCCTATGAGACTACTAAAAAGGGTTTTTTAGATGAGTTAATTAATTATGGGGAAGGTGTAAAAGTGAGTTTATATCATAAGCCCGAAGACAAGCTAAAAATGATTAAGGAAATCACTTCAGCACTGGGATTTACAAAACATAAAATGCAAACTGGTGGGGACAATCAAGTAGACTCAGGGACCCAAGAAAATGCAGCAGAATCTTCGGTCTACATGAAGTCCAAACTATCAAAAGGTGATGAATTTTTCTATATTAACCTGTTTGTACGAATCATTGCTGAAACGCCTGAAGGACTGGAAGAAAAGGTAAGGAAGGTTGAAAGCAAGTTGACTAATATCTTTTATCAGCGTGCGGACTTTCGGCAGTTGGAAGCTTTTAGATCATCGTTGCCATTAAACCTAATGGACGAACGGATGAAAAAACAAACCAATAAAAACATCTTGGCTTCAGGGTTATGCAGCTTCTATCCTTTTACTTCATCCTCGCTGTCAGATCCAAATGGCATGTACATTGGGGACAACGAGTATGACAAAAACGCCATAATCTTGGACATATTTGATACAGAGAAATATCCAAATGCAAATATGATTATTTGCGGAAAGTCAGGAATTGGAAAGACATTCTTAACTCAAATGATTGCGGGACGCTTTCGGATGCAAAAAATCCCTACAATGCTAATCTGTCCCCTTAAAGGCCACGAGTACAAGCCGTTATGTGATAATGTAGGTGGCAATTTTATTAAATATGCACCTGGAGAGAAAAACCGAATTAATGTCATGGAAATCCGGCCAACAAAACAAGTAGGCGTGGAAAAGGCCAGTTACCTTGGAGACAAATTACAGCGGTTAAAACTATTACTTTCACTTCTAATCCCGGACATTACAACGAGAGAACTTCGCCTTCTGGATGCTCCTTTAAAAAGAACGTATGAGAAAAAGGGTATTACGATGGAAAATGCAAGCCTATATGAAGAAATAGGCTCAGGCAACCTCATTAATTTACGTCCTAGATTAAAGGAAATGCCCATCCTTGAGGAACTTCAAGCAGAAGTTTATGAAGTACCAGAGTTAAAAAGAATTGCAGAAGAGATAGAACCACTAATTACAGGGTCACTAAGCTTCTTCAATGGCCAGACCAATGTCGATTTAGAAAACCTTTATACCGTGAGCGATATCAGTGAGGTTCCTAAAGAGTTAATCGCTTTTACTATGTACGCCGTTTTAGATGTGTACTGGGAGCGGATAAAGATGGATCGCACTCAGAAAAAGGCTATTATTTTGGATGAGCTTTGGAAACTTATTGGTAGTGCCGGTAATGCTCAAGTTGCTGAAAGTGTTCTGGAACTATTTAAAATTATCAGAGGTTACGGTGGAGCTGCTATTGGAACCACTCAGGATATCCAGGACTTTATGATGTTAGAGGAAGGGAAGTATGGAAAGGGTATCATAAATGCTTCCTCTATTAAAATCATCTTAGGTCTAGAAGAATTGGATGCTGCTACTATTACCGACGTGCTTAAACTAACAGAAGCAGAGAGAACCAAGGTAGAAAAGTTTAAAAGGGGCCAAGGGCTTTTATATGCGGCTCAAAACCATCTAGTAGCCAATTTCAGGGCAGCAAAAACAGAAGAAAGACTGATTAATACTGACCGGGAAAAATTATTGAAATATGCGGAAGAAGGAAGGAGTTAA